GTTTGCTGGAGTGGCGTGGGCTATTTGGCGCACCCGCAACGACTGGGTCTTTGAAAATAAACTAATCTCTAGCCTGAAAATGCTGGCTTATAAGGTGATCGGTTTCCTGCGAACGTGGAGCAAGATGGCGTCGCCTGAAGACCAGGATAAGAGGCGGTGGCTGTTGAGGAAGCTCGAGGACGGACTGGAAGCTGGAGGCCTGCGGGTTCATGGCGCGCCGCCAACAGATAGTTAAAAAGCTTGTTTTCCTTTCTTCTGTTAGTGTCTTCTAGTATGGTTCGAGAGGGGGAGTTTCTTCTTTTTGTGGAGGGTGTGTTTCTGCTGCTAGCTCACTCAGGAGCTTTGTTCCCCTGTAAAAACTGGTAACCCCAGTAACGATCTGCTTTCAATAGAAGCCGGGCCATGCCTTTGGTCTAAAAGTTAGTTCATGATCCCATAAACTATGATCAGCACTAATGGAAAAAAATCTTCAGTGGAAATTAAGGACAGGTATCAGAGAGGTGGACAAGACCATCTGAGTTATGCATCCTCTTAATTAGCTGCAGACGCAACCAAATTAATCATTTTGAGTGGACGACTAGGTGGATGCTCTTTCATTCCTAAATTTTGACAGAACAAACTTCTCTTTTTCATTCAGTTTTGATGCCTAGAACTATAAGGGAAGAAAATCAGTGAACGTGGAGAACATGAGTCCTCTCCAAGCTAAGTCTAGTCGTGATTCATGTAACATACGAACTAAAATATACATCCTGTCTACTTGGTTTAAGGATATTTGTACAATACTGCGATTCCCATGTCCTAGTCAGAGTGCATCATAACAACCTATTCCTTTTCACGCTCATGCTGAAAACAAAGACAAGGATTTAAAGTGAGCGTTGCAGGTTCAGTGCAGCATACCTCTTTTGACGGAACATATACGTAAGGAATATTGGCTTCTTCACAGAGTATTGGAACATGAGTTATTACATCGATGGGAGAAATGTTGCCAGCAATCACACACAATCTACAAAGACAAAAGCAAAACATAGGGAAGTTAATGAAAAAATCGGAAAAAAAACAAGGAACACAAATTATCCAGACTAGGAATTTGAAAATGAGCAAACAACAATGCATCAACGCAAATAAGTAATTTACTTATAAATGCATTTATTAAGGCAGAATGGCAACTACTTCCTTTAGGAGAAGTTATGTTGATCAACAGAACATCATGAAGATTGGCATCGGAAGGTAATGGGGCAAGTCCTGGTGAACCTAATATTAGCTAGGTAAACAGCTAGCACACCAATTGGCCTAACTACTCAGTGAACTCCCAACTAGGAGAAACAGCTTCCCTGATTAACTATATGGTATAACTGAAGGATATGCCTAGGATACTAACAAACTAATATTTCTAGTAAATGACAGAGGAGGTTGTTGGTTTTGCATAAGAGGATAATTGGAAATTCGACAACATATCTTaagataaaaataaaaattttcTGTCAGAAAACTGCTGTACTTGGTTATACCGAAGTAGAGTTAGGCTAAGTCAATGCGCTGATTGCTATCAATTTCCCTTCCTTTTTTTAAACATCGACTAAAATGCATAAAAGTATCATAGTCATGTCAAGATCCAGTAGGCTAAGTAAAAGTGCTACTTGCTATCAATTTCACTTTTTTCCCCTATAAGTCGACTTGGACGTCTACAGCTAGAGTTACAGTGCAAAAAGTATCCTAGTAATGATCGGATCTGATGCTGTAGAATATGGGTTGTGCCACCACTCCGAAAAAAACAGGTCTACTAGGCCATGACAATGAACGGGTGCCTCTACCTGCCACACAATCAGTTTGATTGTACCATCTTATCACTACTAAGAGGGTGAACCTGACCGGTCAAGTACCTGTTACTGAATTTCAAAATCCCATTGCGCACTTGGGCTAATTTGAAACTAAGAAGCCATATGGACCGGTGACTGGGTGGGTTCACATGGTTCTTAGCACTAAGCAGTTTCCAGCTCATTCCAGCCCAAACTAGTGGGAACAGTGGAACGCTATTTTTCAACTGGTGGAAACTAATACCACTCCAGATTCCTGAGTACAGATCAAAACTGAGTAAGAGCCAGGGGCCATTAATATTGGCCCAAATATGTCAGCAAGGTGCATCCATAGTCCTACTCAAAGTATGTATTGTGTTGTACTCCACCTAATATTTTTCATAAATACGTTGACAAAAGAGACTGATTTGGATGGCATTTGTCAATTCTCATCCGTGTCAATGCATCTTCCAACTACCGGATTCTCTTAACAGTAGAATGGGTCGCTAGACTGACAAACACACATGTTAACTAGTGTCAGCTTATTTGGTCAGGAGTCTGCAAAAAGACCTCAGGAGACTGACAGGTGGGCCTGATGCAAAGTAACATCGCAGCGTGAGGTGTTGTCTCAATCAATTCTCTTCTTGGCTTCCTCTctagcaaaaaagaaaaaagaaaaagaaacacCTCATTGCCTCTTCATCCTCTCTAACCTACCATGGTCTGGGTCAAAAAAAAAGGATAAAAAATATCCATCTGCCACCTTATCCAACAGAGAAAAGCACTGCTGTCCAAATCACCATCGAAGTCTGCTCCAACAGCCACAGCCATCAACACCTCAATACGCAGCTTTCCATAGGATAATGTTTATTTGATTTCAATATGAAAGTTCAAACAGTCAACTGAGAAATCCATAACCTTCATCCCCTCGTCGGTAGAATGATCCAATTCTGGTGGAATTTTCTGTTTGACAGTTTAAATTCTAGTTTAAAGGTTTTCAAAAATCCTACTTAATTAATGTGTCCCAGATAGAAGCTGCTAAATCACACTAGAAAGTCCAATTTGTTTCAGAATCTCTGTTGATAAAGTTCCCACTTCTCAAGTTCCAACCAGGAGTTTCTAGTTTTGCAGTCGAATATGCAATTTGTTCGTTGGAGACTTGGGAGTCACAATGGGTCATTATGTTTGAACCTAAAAAGGTGAAATAAATGCGAATATTGAACGGTAGTTCCCATTTTCACTACGCTGTACCATAAAGCAaacaaatgaaaaaaaaatgcaGGAATAGAGTAAAGCGGTATAAATTACGAACCCCTTGTTCCCCCGGCGAATACTCTTGACAACCTCCTTGACTCCTCGCTTCAAGCATTTGGCCTCAGATGCTGCAAAAACATTGAGACAATCGCATCTAAACATGGGAAATCGTTTTAAACCAACGGCGAAGAGGGCAAAGGAACCGTACAGACCTCGGCGGACGAGCTTGAGGGTCCGCTTGCAGAGCTTCTTGCCCGCAAGCGGCTTCGCGATGGGGGCCAGGGCCACCGGAGCCCTCTTATTCTCTGCCTCCGTGTCGCTCCCCATCGCAGGACTGcgatcccctcctcgccgccgccgccgccgccgccgctgagcTGGGAGTTCGCGCGCTTTGGTTGGAGAggcggctagggtttttggACAGGGTTTTGAGGTCCGAGTTTATGCGTTGTTGTCTGTCGCTGGTTTGTAGGGTCGGAGTCGATACGTGGGGCCACTTGTCATAGAGACGGAGTTCGGGCCAGTTGTGCAATTCGCTAAAAGAGAGGGTGTGCGTAGATAAAAGAAACTTTACCAAACCTAACAAATTTTACGCAATCACTATTCTTTCATGGTAATGACTCTATAACAGCGAGCTGTATTTTTGTCCGACGGAACGACCAATTGGATCCACCGCCCGTCCTCCATCCAACGAGCCTCGGGCGCGCGCGCTTAGCCTCCCCGTGACAGACCGGTCCCACGCACCGCCCACGCGCCCCGCTCGCACCCCCACTAACAGGCAACATGCCGGTCCCATGTTCTAGAAATCAGAGGGGAAATTTATTCAAAATATTGGGTCGCGCGCCTGTCATTTCCTCTAGTCATCTTCTCTCTCTAGggtttctctctctcctctatcCGCTCTCGCACCCACCGACGATTTTCGGCTGCATCACCCCCATCGGCTTGCGCATCTGGACGCTCAGCGGGGAATCACGTGGGTTGAAGCGGAGATCGTACTAAGTTGAGCTTTTCCTCCAGCACGCTCGTATCATTTTGATTCCCATGGCATTTAATCCAGGTTTTTTCGCTGTTTTTTGCTCTTGCTTTTTGGTGGAGGTCATTGCCCCCGAGCAGCTGGAATCCGGAGCTGGGAAGGAGTGCGGGAAGCGCAGATCAGATAGTTGAGCTCATCCCCCCTCCCCGTGCATCCACTTGAATCTCTTCACAACTTGTCTCAGATAGGTGTTTCTGCAATTTGGTGGTGGAAAGGTGAGGGATCCCCCTTTTTTTGCCGC
The genomic region above belongs to Panicum hallii strain FIL2 chromosome 4, PHallii_v3.1, whole genome shotgun sequence and contains:
- the LOC112888361 gene encoding H/ACA ribonucleoprotein complex subunit 2-like protein codes for the protein MGSDTEAENKRAPVALAPIAKPLAGKKLCKRTLKLVRRASEAKCLKRGVKEVVKSIRRGNKGLCVIAGNISPIDVITHVPILCEEANIPYVYVPSKEDLATAGTTKRPTCCVLVMTKPAKGELEGEVKEQLKTDYDQVTSEVAGVTSAMF